The Candidatus Dechloromonas phosphoritropha genome includes a region encoding these proteins:
- the nadD gene encoding nicotinate-nucleotide adenylyltransferase, whose amino-acid sequence MPASTPATATSSSNPKLSEALGVFGGTFDPVHFGHLRLAEEAIDNLGLGGVRWIPAGQPPHRGAPEVTAQQRLEMVLRSTAENDRFSVDAGEVEAAAPSYTVHTLERLRGELGAGQSLVLLVGADAFAGLTTWHRWRDIFALAHVAVAHRPGFPVGVASLPHDLATEFGDRRLPDAAGLRAKPAGGIATFAMTQLAISATRIRNLLAAGHSPRYLLPDGVLDYIRLHQLYRDRS is encoded by the coding sequence ATGCCAGCTTCTACGCCAGCTACCGCGACATCTTCGTCAAATCCGAAATTGTCTGAAGCGCTCGGCGTTTTCGGCGGCACTTTCGACCCCGTTCATTTCGGTCACCTGCGGCTGGCCGAGGAGGCGATTGACAACCTTGGCCTCGGCGGGGTGCGCTGGATTCCCGCCGGGCAGCCGCCGCATCGCGGCGCGCCGGAGGTAACCGCGCAACAGCGGCTCGAGATGGTGCTGCGGTCGACCGCGGAAAACGACCGTTTTTCGGTGGATGCCGGCGAGGTCGAGGCCGCCGCCCCGAGCTACACCGTGCATACCCTTGAACGCCTGCGTGGCGAACTCGGCGCCGGGCAATCGCTGGTCCTGCTTGTCGGCGCTGATGCCTTTGCCGGCCTGACGACCTGGCACCGCTGGCGCGACATCTTCGCGCTGGCCCATGTTGCCGTCGCGCACCGCCCCGGGTTTCCGGTCGGGGTCGCCAGCCTGCCGCACGATCTGGCGACCGAATTCGGCGACCGCCGCCTGCCCGATGCCGCTGGCCTGCGGGCGAAGCCGGCTGGCGGCATTGCCACCTTCGCGATGACCCAGCTCGCGATTTCGGCGACCCGGATCCGCAATCTGCTGGCCGCCGGGCACTCGCCCCGCTATTTGCTGCCCGATGGCGTTCTCGACTACATTAGGCTTCACCAACTCTACAGAGACAGGTCCTAA